One genomic window of Syntrophorhabdales bacterium includes the following:
- the flgG gene encoding flagellar basal-body rod protein FlgG, with translation MIRSLWTAATGMATQQKHLDVISNNIANVNTNGYKRSRADFQELMYQNLRMAGVRSEQGNQVPTGIQIGLGSMLASVQKLFTQGDYQQTQNSLDLAVEGIGFFQITLPTGDKAYTRSGSFKTDSQGRVVTADGYLFEPALTIPQGATAISIEVDGTVSVTLQGQPKPQQIGKIELATFQNQAGLAAIGKNLFVETDASGTPIVGSPNLNGFGSIRQGYLEMSNVDIVQEMVDLIIAERAYEVNSKAIQAANDMLQIANNVRR, from the coding sequence ATGATCAGGTCTCTCTGGACGGCAGCAACAGGCATGGCAACGCAGCAGAAACATCTCGACGTGATTTCCAATAACATCGCCAACGTCAATACAAACGGTTACAAGAGGAGCAGGGCAGACTTTCAGGAACTGATGTACCAGAACCTGCGCATGGCGGGCGTGCGTTCAGAGCAGGGAAACCAGGTACCGACGGGCATTCAGATCGGATTGGGCTCGATGCTGGCTTCTGTGCAAAAGCTGTTTACCCAAGGGGATTACCAGCAGACGCAAAACAGTCTCGACCTGGCGGTTGAGGGTATAGGCTTTTTCCAAATTACCCTTCCGACAGGTGATAAGGCCTACACAAGGTCCGGCTCCTTCAAAACAGACTCTCAGGGCCGGGTTGTGACGGCCGACGGGTACCTCTTCGAGCCGGCGTTGACCATACCGCAAGGTGCCACCGCAATTTCAATTGAAGTGGACGGCACGGTTTCCGTCACGCTCCAGGGGCAGCCGAAACCGCAGCAGATAGGTAAAATCGAACTTGCGACCTTCCAGAACCAGGCGGGATTGGCTGCAATCGGCAAGAACCTTTTTGTCGAAACAGACGCCAGCGGTACGCCTATTGTGGGCAGCCCGAACCTGAACGGCTTCGGAAGCATCAGACAAGGGTATCTCGAAATGTCGAACGTGGACATTGTGCAGGAGATGGTTGATCTGATCATTGCTGAGCGCGCCTATGAAGTCAATTCGAAGGCGATACAGGCCGCGAACGACATGCTTCAGATTGCAAACAACGTGAGACGGTAG
- the flgA gene encoding flagellar basal body P-ring formation chaperone FlgA, which produces MKLRGLILAVIFFAISSTACLAEQMTVENRLGGLLKEGYDARDIQVKLESVPAHLKQDAKVRSVSIYTMPDIGGKGLAFVEFEGEDRKARSSYVPFRVYEKKKLFYAKRALQRGSFVSTDDVASKEAYVSDSELLYPKDVQELSSKVLKRDVAPGTVLTTVMLDSPQVVRRGEMVTIVAENRQLLVKAKGKAEEPGRVGDKIRVKNLSSEREIVGKVAGDGTVIVEF; this is translated from the coding sequence ATGAAGTTGCGGGGATTGATTCTTGCAGTGATCTTTTTCGCGATATCAAGCACTGCCTGCCTGGCAGAGCAAATGACCGTTGAAAACAGGCTGGGCGGCCTTCTCAAAGAAGGTTATGACGCAAGGGATATACAGGTTAAGCTTGAAAGCGTTCCGGCTCATTTGAAACAGGATGCGAAGGTGAGATCAGTGAGCATCTACACAATGCCTGACATAGGAGGGAAAGGGCTTGCGTTCGTGGAGTTTGAGGGAGAGGACCGGAAAGCAAGATCCTCCTACGTCCCCTTCAGAGTCTACGAAAAGAAGAAACTCTTCTATGCCAAGAGGGCCCTTCAGAGAGGCAGTTTTGTTTCGACTGACGACGTTGCGAGCAAAGAAGCGTACGTGAGCGATAGCGAACTGCTTTACCCCAAGGATGTGCAGGAACTGAGCAGCAAGGTACTAAAACGGGATGTCGCGCCGGGTACTGTGCTTACGACAGTTATGCTGGACAGTCCCCAGGTGGTCCGCAGAGGGGAAATGGTGACGATTGTCGCGGAGAACAGACAGTTGCTGGTGAAAGCAAAAGGAAAGGCCGAGGAGCCAGGAAGAGTGGGTGACAAAATCAGGGTAAAGAATCTTTCTTCGGAGCGGGAAATCGTTGGCAAAGTGGCGGGTGACGGCACCGTTATTGTGGAATTTTGA
- a CDS encoding flagellar basal body L-ring protein FlgH, producing the protein MKTFFFVATMGLALAGCFPFEQSHIKDQPFVPDNVYRYSTINKQPTGSLWPASYNGNLYFGDHRAGAMGDLITVKVVEVSAASEKATTDTARSSAQDYGIPYFFGWPGANPPQNTNPAHLIQANSSNTFAGTGETTRTGSITATVSAKVVEVFPNGNLAVEGKREIYVNNEKKEILLQGIVRPKDIASDNSVLSTQVADAKIILTGIGVVSEKQRPGWFSRILDGIWPF; encoded by the coding sequence ATGAAGACATTTTTCTTTGTGGCTACGATGGGTCTTGCTCTTGCTGGCTGTTTTCCTTTTGAACAGTCGCATATCAAAGACCAGCCATTTGTGCCTGACAATGTGTACAGGTACTCGACAATCAATAAACAACCGACAGGCAGCCTGTGGCCGGCAAGCTACAATGGCAACTTGTATTTCGGGGATCACAGAGCCGGAGCCATGGGTGATCTCATCACGGTGAAAGTTGTAGAGGTGTCGGCGGCTTCGGAAAAGGCAACAACGGACACTGCTCGGTCGTCTGCCCAGGATTATGGCATCCCGTACTTCTTCGGATGGCCCGGGGCCAACCCTCCCCAGAACACGAATCCGGCTCACCTGATTCAGGCCAATTCGTCAAATACATTCGCCGGGACCGGTGAAACAACGAGAACCGGAAGCATAACGGCAACCGTGTCCGCAAAGGTTGTGGAAGTTTTTCCCAATGGCAATCTTGCCGTGGAAGGGAAGAGAGAGATTTACGTGAACAACGAAAAGAAGGAGATCCTGTTGCAGGGCATCGTTCGGCCCAAAGACATAGCCAGTGACAATTCTGTCCTTTCCACCCAGGTCGCAGATGCCAAGATCATTCTCACCGGCATTGGCGTCGTTAGTGAAAAGCAGAGGCCCGGCTGGTTCAGCAGGATACTGGACGGCATCTGGCCCTTCTGA
- a CDS encoding flagellar basal body P-ring protein FlgI produces MKTRSSTIVIVVALAALLFCSSSEAARIKDLAYINGLRANQLIGYGLVVGLENTGDRVTNTVFTIQSLTNMLEKMGIRVDPTTIRVNNVAAVAVTADLPPFARIGNKIDVTVSSIGDARSLQSGTLLFAPLRGADGEVYAVAQGPVLLGGYSVNAPGAQMQKNAVTTGRVVNGATIEREINYQAVNSDSVVISLRSPDFTTVKRVTDRINEVFRGSAASKDGATVAIGIPSEFKVNPVAFISAVENLDVDPGTFSKIVVNERTGTVVIGENVKIQTVAVSHGNISIQVKEQPQVSQPMPFSERGRTVVTPNTQMKVQEEKGKFFVMDSGVTIRDLVTALNALGVSARDVISILQGVKAAGALHAELEVL; encoded by the coding sequence ATGAAGACGAGATCCTCAACGATAGTCATAGTAGTGGCGCTGGCGGCTCTCCTGTTCTGTTCATCCAGCGAGGCGGCACGGATAAAAGACCTCGCTTACATAAACGGTCTGCGGGCTAATCAGCTGATAGGGTATGGGCTCGTGGTCGGGCTTGAAAATACGGGTGACAGGGTCACCAATACGGTTTTCACGATACAATCTCTGACCAACATGCTGGAGAAGATGGGCATTCGGGTTGACCCGACCACCATAAGGGTGAACAATGTCGCCGCGGTGGCAGTGACCGCCGATCTCCCCCCGTTTGCCAGGATCGGCAACAAGATAGATGTCACGGTCTCTTCGATCGGTGACGCCAGGAGCCTCCAGAGTGGGACACTGCTCTTTGCTCCTCTACGCGGCGCCGATGGTGAAGTCTATGCTGTGGCGCAGGGTCCTGTGCTCCTCGGCGGCTATTCGGTCAACGCCCCAGGGGCGCAGATGCAGAAGAATGCGGTGACAACCGGCAGAGTGGTGAATGGCGCGACTATCGAGCGGGAGATCAACTATCAGGCAGTCAATAGCGATTCCGTCGTTATATCACTCAGGTCACCTGATTTCACCACAGTCAAAAGGGTTACTGACCGCATCAACGAAGTGTTTCGTGGAAGTGCAGCCTCCAAGGACGGGGCAACGGTTGCGATCGGTATTCCGTCGGAATTCAAGGTCAATCCTGTGGCCTTCATATCGGCGGTAGAGAATCTGGATGTTGATCCTGGTACCTTCAGCAAAATCGTGGTGAACGAGCGGACAGGCACGGTCGTCATCGGAGAGAACGTGAAGATCCAGACCGTAGCCGTTTCACATGGGAATATCAGCATACAGGTGAAGGAGCAACCGCAGGTAAGCCAGCCTATGCCGTTTTCGGAGCGGGGCAGGACGGTTGTCACCCCAAATACACAGATGAAGGTGCAGGAGGAAAAGGGTAAGTTCTTTGTCATGGACAGCGGCGTCACAATCCGCGACCTGGTGACGGCTCTCAATGCACTGGGTGTCTCTGCGCGCGACGTGATTTCTATCCTGCAGGGGGTCAAGGCTGCGGGAGCTTTACATGCGGAACTGGAGGTCCTGTAA
- a CDS encoding rod-binding protein → MKIPDQSLFLQENALKGIKGKNTKDLKSACEGFEAYLVSTMLNQLHKTADSSDKSHAEQTYFSMFHDKVAEFVAKKGIGIKDALMRYLERNHTAQINTKVLTESADNK, encoded by the coding sequence ATGAAGATACCTGACCAGAGCCTTTTTCTTCAGGAAAATGCCCTGAAGGGCATTAAAGGGAAAAACACCAAGGACCTCAAATCAGCCTGCGAGGGATTTGAAGCCTACCTCGTATCGACTATGCTCAACCAGCTTCACAAGACCGCTGATTCTTCTGACAAGAGCCACGCGGAACAGACCTATTTTTCCATGTTCCATGACAAAGTGGCCGAGTTTGTGGCAAAGAAAGGAATCGGGATCAAGGATGCACTGATGCGCTATCTGGAACGCAATCATACTGCGCAAATTAATACTAAAGTTCTAACGGAATCGGCCGATAATAAGTGA
- the flgM gene encoding flagellar biosynthesis anti-sigma factor FlgM, which produces MKIDNSNKVQVLDHLVKSADAKPPKQGSVGQKDNVQQYTDKVELSGRKAEIDDLKARVQAAPATRQEKIDAIKEALENNTYSVKGEDIARSIIKNQVLDEALKP; this is translated from the coding sequence ATGAAAATTGACAACAGCAACAAGGTGCAGGTGCTGGATCACCTCGTCAAGTCGGCCGATGCGAAACCTCCAAAGCAGGGTAGTGTCGGCCAGAAGGACAACGTACAGCAGTACACTGACAAAGTGGAACTCTCCGGCCGCAAGGCGGAAATCGATGATCTGAAAGCCAGGGTCCAGGCCGCTCCGGCGACAAGGCAGGAGAAGATAGACGCCATAAAAGAGGCGCTGGAGAACAACACTTACAGTGTCAAGGGCGAGGACATCGCCCGGTCGATTATAAAAAATCAGGTACTGGATGAAGCCCTGAAACCATGA
- the flgN gene encoding flagellar export chaperone FlgN, with the protein MSDQLLFELMGTQLGVLRQFLRVLTEERDAIISFSLEGIVRANNTKEELLKKLEFLEAEQERMTVDGATTGAPSKEWARLRKDFEQTLRDVRVALEKNMRLLTFSMDHVKSSIEKMISFINRSSYGRRREALSFVLSKEV; encoded by the coding sequence ATGAGCGACCAGCTTCTGTTCGAATTGATGGGGACTCAACTCGGAGTCCTGAGGCAGTTCCTCCGGGTACTCACGGAAGAGCGCGACGCGATTATCTCCTTTTCTCTCGAAGGGATTGTGCGCGCCAACAATACCAAGGAGGAACTTCTCAAGAAACTCGAGTTCCTGGAAGCAGAACAGGAGCGAATGACGGTTGATGGTGCCACAACAGGTGCTCCTTCAAAGGAGTGGGCTCGCCTGCGCAAGGATTTCGAACAGACGCTAAGGGATGTGAGAGTCGCGCTGGAGAAGAACATGCGACTGCTCACTTTCTCTATGGATCACGTCAAGTCTTCGATTGAAAAGATGATCAGCTTTATCAATCGGTCATCATACGGAAGGCGTCGAGAAGCACTGTCCTTTGTCCTTTCGAAGGAAGTATAG
- the flgK gene encoding flagellar hook-associated protein FlgK — translation MSGIRSILDIGKTALSANELALQTLSHNVANVDTPGYSREETVLQTATPEPAAAGMLGNGVRVEQVRRFVDNYLNNTIMNKNTDLQFQKTSEQYLGQMEAILNEDNSQLTQNLTGFFNAWQDLSTDPTSVPARVALEAQGENFAGSVRSVYSDLRGLQNQANNSVAQEVDNINRMTTTIASLNQRISEAGKDGQANDYLDQRTELLKELSGELGIVSFQDEQGDITVLAADGKPLVDGNIHWNLKVSDPNATGSFSVNWEDSNGKLSDITSDIQTGTLGSLLYERDVDAQGFIDQLNALAQTITTQVNQIHQTGYNLNQTTGISFFKPLTQNFAADMAVSDDVKNDVSNIAATSSLDRPTDNDVTLKIAGLADASLPFTAGGTTTHAKPVDFVSAILSSVGQLTKNAQDLVTYQTNTMNVLTQQQAAVSGVSLDEEITNLMQYQRAYQASAKLISGADDLMVTLLGMVGTASSAA, via the coding sequence ATGTCCGGCATCCGGTCTATTCTCGACATTGGCAAGACAGCGCTCTCAGCCAATGAGCTGGCCCTTCAGACCCTCTCTCACAACGTGGCGAATGTAGATACTCCCGGGTACTCGCGGGAAGAGACTGTGCTCCAGACAGCCACGCCAGAGCCTGCTGCCGCGGGCATGTTGGGCAATGGGGTACGGGTGGAACAGGTCAGGCGGTTTGTTGATAACTATCTCAACAATACCATAATGAACAAAAACACGGATCTGCAGTTTCAGAAGACCTCGGAACAGTATCTGGGGCAGATGGAAGCGATTCTCAATGAAGACAACTCGCAGCTCACGCAGAACTTGACTGGATTTTTCAATGCCTGGCAGGATCTTTCCACGGACCCCACGAGTGTCCCGGCCAGGGTCGCTCTTGAGGCGCAGGGCGAAAATTTCGCAGGGAGCGTACGTAGCGTGTATAGCGACTTGCGCGGGCTGCAAAATCAGGCCAACAACAGCGTAGCTCAGGAAGTGGACAACATCAACAGAATGACAACCACGATCGCGAGCCTCAACCAGCGCATCTCAGAAGCTGGAAAGGATGGCCAGGCGAATGACTACCTGGATCAGCGCACGGAGTTGCTCAAAGAGCTCTCTGGTGAACTGGGCATTGTCTCCTTCCAGGATGAGCAGGGTGATATCACTGTTCTGGCGGCCGATGGAAAGCCACTCGTCGACGGAAATATTCATTGGAATCTGAAGGTATCGGATCCGAATGCAACCGGATCCTTTTCGGTCAATTGGGAGGATTCCAATGGTAAGCTGTCAGATATCACGTCTGACATACAAACCGGCACCCTTGGATCCCTTCTCTACGAGCGCGACGTGGATGCGCAAGGCTTCATCGACCAGCTCAATGCTCTGGCTCAAACAATCACCACTCAGGTGAACCAGATTCACCAGACCGGGTACAATCTGAATCAGACCACGGGCATCTCTTTCTTCAAGCCCCTCACGCAGAATTTTGCTGCCGACATGGCGGTCAGTGACGATGTCAAGAATGATGTCAGTAATATCGCAGCCACTTCCTCCCTCGACCGACCGACCGATAATGATGTCACTCTTAAGATTGCCGGATTGGCGGATGCCAGTCTGCCCTTCACTGCGGGGGGTACTACCACTCATGCGAAACCAGTGGATTTCGTCTCCGCAATACTCAGTAGTGTAGGACAACTGACCAAGAATGCCCAGGACCTGGTGACCTACCAGACCAACACCATGAATGTCCTGACCCAGCAGCAGGCAGCTGTATCCGGCGTATCTCTCGATGAAGAAATCACAAACCTGATGCAGTACCAGCGGGCGTATCAGGCATCGGCGAAACTGATTTCAGGTGCAGACGACCTTATGGTCACATTGCTCGGGATGGTAGGTACCGCGAGTAGTGCGGCCTAA
- the flgL gene encoding flagellar hook-associated protein FlgL, which produces MRVTSKLVFDQMKSNLQSAISGINKIQGEISSGKKIERPSDDPVIYTRATLVDAQKSSDTQLNRNLSSIKTLGTMYENTFNNVNDLLTQAKQLALTYADDTVSPADRQTGAQAVENIIEQLVTLGNTKLNNTYIFGGTKANQPPFGLNPDYSVDYNVRLGARQPVNTYVDEGEVDTTGFSGQELFYDQSKALYENPANSYRGGTFSDSSYFAFVIDAKNNTLYLNGSPVVLDNGTYRGSELAGEIQSKLGPGYYVTYDSASGRFAIQNQTGQPVTFNWSDGRSTAAKTLGYDRLDSTVSNGDSDVSDVEAGGGSILVKVTQNGSTTGPLQERARYRYSLDGGQTWSAEEMIANYGRATTAAEFVVDSSNNTVYENGSPVNLTAGTYTGAALATEIATRLNALQAGHTVTYDPATMKFTITNGTGSTINLNWSNPLATAGSLLGFNAQDQGLVTGVSTTSDVQAGLSMGAIMQVGYQVDPSTDQLVVNDGVSDHTITLNAGVYGGAGLATEVQTELNNTLGAGAFAVSFDGVTNKFTVQNTSGGTTYTLKWSSGSTTAGALLGFGTTDSVVAPGGSAVSDVATDPRNTIYENGAPVTLDAGTYTASGLAAEIQAKLGAGFQASYDETSRQFSITNNSGVPVIFNWSNPSTTLGAMLGFDNRDSTVANGESARSTFDAGMMINGTNGADSINNRLKIAFGSSGSLISGDNFVIKDLDIFGFLKNLKESLENNNTTGIKSAIQDMDLSLDVLNKDITKVGMFNSKVETLTQQNTNRDYLYTTMMSPMTDADITQLTTDLTSLMNSYQALLYSMAKIQNLSIMDYLR; this is translated from the coding sequence ATGCGAGTAACGAGTAAACTGGTCTTTGACCAGATGAAGAGCAACCTGCAGAGCGCCATCAGCGGGATCAACAAGATCCAGGGAGAGATATCTTCCGGGAAGAAAATAGAGCGTCCATCAGACGATCCGGTGATTTACACCAGAGCCACCCTGGTCGATGCGCAGAAGAGCTCAGACACGCAGCTCAATCGCAATCTTTCGAGCATCAAGACGCTCGGGACCATGTATGAGAATACGTTTAATAATGTCAACGACCTGCTCACCCAGGCAAAGCAGCTGGCCCTTACGTACGCGGATGACACCGTGTCTCCCGCTGATCGGCAAACAGGAGCGCAGGCGGTTGAGAATATCATCGAGCAGCTCGTAACGCTGGGCAACACCAAACTGAATAACACCTACATCTTTGGGGGCACAAAAGCAAACCAGCCCCCCTTCGGGCTGAACCCGGACTACTCGGTTGATTACAACGTGCGGCTGGGAGCCCGCCAGCCGGTAAATACCTATGTCGATGAGGGGGAGGTAGACACGACCGGATTCTCCGGCCAGGAGCTCTTTTACGACCAGAGCAAAGCGTTGTATGAAAACCCTGCCAACTCCTATAGGGGCGGTACGTTTAGTGACTCGAGTTACTTCGCCTTTGTGATCGACGCCAAGAATAATACCCTCTATCTCAACGGGTCTCCGGTCGTGCTTGATAACGGTACCTACCGTGGATCGGAGCTTGCCGGTGAGATCCAGTCAAAATTGGGTCCGGGGTACTATGTAACCTATGACAGTGCATCAGGCCGTTTTGCAATACAGAATCAGACCGGACAGCCGGTCACCTTCAACTGGTCTGATGGGCGGTCAACTGCTGCAAAGACTCTAGGGTATGATCGTCTCGACTCGACTGTCAGCAATGGTGACAGTGACGTGAGCGATGTTGAGGCGGGAGGGGGTTCCATCCTCGTAAAGGTCACGCAGAACGGAAGCACCACGGGACCGCTGCAGGAGCGGGCGCGGTACAGGTACTCGCTGGATGGAGGCCAGACGTGGTCAGCCGAAGAGATGATAGCGAATTACGGACGGGCCACCACAGCCGCCGAGTTTGTGGTGGACTCATCGAATAATACGGTGTACGAGAATGGCTCTCCGGTGAATCTCACTGCAGGGACGTACACCGGGGCAGCGCTGGCTACAGAGATAGCGACGCGGCTTAATGCGCTTCAAGCCGGGCACACGGTGACCTACGATCCTGCAACAATGAAGTTCACCATCACGAACGGAACCGGTAGCACAATCAATCTTAACTGGTCAAATCCTCTGGCCACCGCCGGTTCCCTGCTAGGGTTCAATGCACAGGACCAAGGCCTTGTGACGGGAGTCAGCACCACGAGCGACGTTCAAGCGGGCCTTTCGATGGGCGCCATCATGCAAGTGGGTTACCAGGTTGATCCAAGCACGGACCAGCTTGTCGTTAATGACGGCGTGAGCGATCACACGATTACCCTGAACGCAGGAGTTTACGGTGGAGCCGGACTTGCTACAGAGGTCCAGACAGAGCTGAACAACACGCTCGGTGCAGGCGCCTTCGCAGTATCTTTTGACGGAGTCACGAACAAGTTCACCGTACAGAATACAAGCGGAGGTACCACCTACACGCTGAAATGGTCCAGCGGCAGCACCACAGCAGGGGCGCTGTTGGGATTCGGTACTACGGATAGCGTGGTTGCACCGGGTGGCAGCGCCGTCAGCGACGTTGCGACTGATCCACGGAACACCATTTACGAAAACGGAGCGCCGGTAACGCTCGATGCAGGCACGTACACTGCCTCAGGTCTTGCCGCAGAGATTCAAGCTAAACTCGGCGCGGGTTTTCAGGCCTCGTACGACGAGACTTCCAGACAATTCAGCATCACCAACAATAGCGGAGTTCCTGTTATCTTCAATTGGTCTAATCCCAGTACGACCCTGGGCGCTATGCTTGGTTTCGATAACCGCGACAGCACTGTTGCGAACGGAGAGAGTGCCCGGAGCACCTTCGACGCGGGCATGATGATCAACGGGACGAACGGGGCTGACTCGATCAACAACCGGCTTAAGATAGCGTTCGGATCCAGCGGTTCTCTGATCAGCGGCGACAACTTTGTGATCAAAGATCTGGACATATTCGGTTTCCTCAAGAATTTGAAAGAATCCCTGGAAAATAACAATACCACCGGGATCAAGAGTGCAATCCAGGACATGGACCTCAGTCTTGATGTGCTGAACAAAGACATCACCAAAGTCGGCATGTTCAACAGCAAAGTGGAGACGCTGACCCAGCAAAACACGAACCGGGACTATCTATATACCACGATGATGTCGCCGATGACGGATGCAGACATCACGCAACTCACGACAGACCTCACGTCCTTGATGAACAGCTATCAAGCATTACTCTATTCTATGGCTAAGATCCAGAATCTTTCAATCATGGATTACCTGAGGTGA
- the csrA gene encoding carbon storage regulator CsrA translates to MLVLTRKSGEAINVGDEITVTVLEVRGNQVRLGIQAPHNVIIHRKELYEKIKSENLRSLGLSIDDFKKIREGLR, encoded by the coding sequence ATGCTCGTGTTGACAAGGAAGTCGGGAGAAGCCATAAACGTTGGAGATGAGATTACCGTTACCGTGTTAGAGGTCAGAGGCAATCAGGTCAGGCTAGGCATTCAAGCCCCCCACAACGTCATCATCCACCGTAAGGAACTTTACGAGAAAATTAAGAGCGAGAACCTCAGGTCGTTAGGGTTATCCATAGATGACTTCAAGAAGATCAGAGAGGGGCTGCGATAA
- the fliW gene encoding flagellar assembly protein FliW, with the protein MAEDKVIMFPAGLLGFPHVKRYVLLDYEDTPVKWLQAVDDPDVAFIVMQPTLVAQDYNLALDDATRHTLKLETEEDLAILTIVRVEEGKLLANLKGPLLFNSRLKLGLQAVLE; encoded by the coding sequence GTGGCTGAGGACAAAGTCATCATGTTTCCTGCCGGCCTTCTCGGTTTTCCTCACGTAAAGAGGTACGTGCTGCTTGACTACGAGGATACGCCCGTCAAATGGCTCCAGGCTGTCGATGACCCTGATGTAGCATTCATCGTGATGCAGCCGACGCTGGTCGCTCAAGACTACAATCTTGCGCTGGATGATGCGACGCGTCACACGCTGAAACTCGAGACAGAAGAAGACCTGGCAATACTGACGATCGTGCGTGTTGAGGAAGGTAAGCTTCTGGCCAATCTGAAAGGGCCGCTGCTGTTTAACTCTCGCCTCAAATTAGGCCTTCAAGCCGTGCTGGAGTAA
- the pseB gene encoding UDP-N-acetylglucosamine 4,6-dehydratase (inverting) produces the protein MFDDKVVLITGGTGSFGQKFTAYLFANYKPRKVVIFSRDEFKQFQMSADFHEPEFEVRYFIGDIRDKERLYRSFESVDYVIHAAALKQVPAAEYNPFEAVKTNILGAQNIIDAAIDRGVKKVIALSTDKAVSPINLYGATKLAMEKLLIAANAYAGNKETCFSVVRYGNVIGSRGSVIPFFKKFVNSGEGKLPITDERMTRFWITLRQGVELVAKAVHEAVGGEVFVPKIPSMRVLDLARVIAPDADHQVIGIRPGEKLHESLISKDEGRNTVDMDQYYVILPLFANGTKRFHKYSKCRRMGEGFSYRSDKNDRWLRAEDLSRMVAEFEFGEHDTVQQTAHRAG, from the coding sequence ATGTTTGACGACAAAGTGGTTCTTATTACGGGCGGGACCGGGTCTTTCGGGCAAAAATTCACGGCATATCTGTTCGCCAACTACAAACCTCGAAAAGTTGTTATTTTCAGCAGGGACGAATTCAAACAGTTCCAAATGTCGGCAGACTTTCACGAGCCGGAATTCGAGGTGCGCTACTTCATTGGCGACATAAGGGACAAGGAACGGCTCTACCGGTCCTTCGAGAGCGTTGATTACGTGATCCACGCGGCTGCGCTCAAACAGGTGCCGGCAGCAGAGTATAATCCGTTCGAGGCGGTCAAGACGAATATACTGGGCGCACAGAATATCATTGATGCTGCGATCGACAGGGGCGTGAAAAAGGTAATAGCCCTCTCCACGGACAAAGCGGTGAGCCCCATCAACCTGTATGGCGCTACAAAGCTCGCCATGGAAAAGCTTCTGATAGCGGCAAATGCGTACGCCGGAAACAAAGAGACCTGTTTTTCAGTGGTGAGATACGGGAATGTTATAGGGAGCAGGGGCAGCGTTATTCCTTTTTTCAAGAAGTTTGTTAACAGCGGCGAAGGTAAGCTTCCGATAACGGACGAACGAATGACGCGTTTCTGGATTACGCTCAGGCAGGGAGTAGAACTGGTCGCCAAGGCTGTGCATGAAGCTGTGGGAGGAGAAGTTTTTGTTCCCAAGATTCCCAGTATGAGAGTTCTTGATCTCGCACGAGTCATCGCTCCCGACGCCGATCACCAGGTAATCGGCATACGTCCCGGTGAGAAGTTGCATGAAAGCCTGATATCAAAAGACGAGGGCAGGAACACGGTCGACATGGATCAGTACTACGTAATACTTCCCCTTTTCGCGAACGGAACCAAGAGATTTCACAAGTACAGCAAGTGCCGCAGAATGGGGGAAGGATTTTCCTATCGCAGCGACAAAAATGACCGCTGGCTCAGGGCGGAAGATCTCAGCCGCATGGTGGCTGAATTTGAGTTTGGGGAACATGATACCGTACAGCAGACAGCTCATAGAGCAGGATGA